In Rhodoferax koreense, a genomic segment contains:
- a CDS encoding imelysin family protein, with amino-acid sequence MAWPFVYPADFVRNALQAHFLPAAEAFAASSAALSDQLAPGCAPLPAARERWRAALLAWERLAAVAVGPLIERRSARTVDFWPTRAAMVDAAVAAAPADLTALERIGAPAKGLPAIEYLLWQTQPDAAQCSYAALLAQECAAEAKAILAAFHDMARREWTTDTALPVLQDWIGQAVGGLEQLRWKRIGKPARGGRKTDWPRFASGTTRASWQATWNGLEDFVRGPENNEAFTGVTGLLRGRGDIDIGDELEASAERTHASVFAADPAKPASISSAQKAVAQTKSVLEDKAAAAMQIMVGFSDADGD; translated from the coding sequence GTGGCCTGGCCTTTCGTCTACCCGGCCGACTTCGTGCGCAACGCGCTGCAGGCGCACTTCTTACCGGCGGCCGAGGCCTTCGCCGCATCCAGCGCGGCGCTGAGCGACCAGTTGGCGCCAGGCTGCGCGCCACTCCCGGCTGCTCGCGAGCGCTGGCGCGCGGCACTTCTGGCCTGGGAACGCCTGGCCGCCGTGGCCGTGGGGCCGTTGATCGAGCGACGCTCCGCCCGCACTGTGGACTTCTGGCCCACGCGGGCGGCCATGGTGGACGCCGCCGTGGCCGCCGCCCCCGCCGACCTCACCGCGCTGGAGCGCATTGGCGCGCCGGCCAAGGGGTTGCCTGCGATCGAATACCTGCTTTGGCAGACACAACCCGACGCCGCGCAGTGCAGCTACGCCGCCCTGCTGGCGCAGGAGTGTGCGGCCGAGGCGAAGGCCATCCTGGCCGCTTTCCATGACATGGCCCGGCGCGAATGGACCACCGACACGGCGCTGCCTGTGCTGCAGGACTGGATCGGCCAGGCCGTGGGTGGACTCGAGCAATTGCGCTGGAAGAGGATCGGCAAACCGGCGCGCGGTGGGCGCAAGACCGACTGGCCTCGCTTTGCCAGCGGCACCACGCGCGCGAGCTGGCAGGCGACCTGGAACGGCCTGGAAGACTTTGTGCGCGGCCCGGAGAACAACGAGGCCTTCACCGGCGTGACCGGCCTGCTGCGCGGTCGAGGCGACATCGACATCGGCGATGAACTGGAGGCTTCGGCCGAACGAACCCATGCCAGCGTTTTTGCGGCGGATCCGGCCAAGCCAGCCAGCATCTCCTCGGCGCAAAAAGCCGTGGCGCAGACCAAGTCCGTGCTCGAAGACAAGGCCGCCGCCGCGATGCAGATCATGGTCGGATTCTCGGACGCCGATGGCGATTGA
- a CDS encoding DUF1513 domain-containing protein, protein MAIDPSSLQRRHWLLGTAAALLASQLPAQAASHADAALLTAWVAGDQAMAGLWHPGRGPHGVTLPNRAHEVLKIPGHAGQALAVARRPGEFLLRFDTRRAQPLQWHEMELDRFLCGHAAFSADGQTLYTTEFDAESGAGLIAERDPMSLRKRHEYASGGIGPHAMLVEPEGTLLVANGGLLILPETGRRKLNRDHMASNLARLDASTARVLDTWRVDDPFLSLRHIARAPHGAIAVASQAEHADDAARRAAPLMALLDAQGLRTLELPAGLMLEGYAGDIAHLPGRGFMVSATRAGRLAWWTEDGAWGGQQDLPKASAIAVAGSQWLASGDAGSVRGRLAANALNDRLPGLRWDNHAELLPA, encoded by the coding sequence ATGGCGATTGATCCTTCCTCGCTGCAACGCCGGCATTGGCTGCTCGGAACCGCCGCCGCGCTGTTGGCGAGCCAGTTGCCGGCCCAGGCGGCCAGCCACGCAGATGCCGCCCTGCTCACCGCCTGGGTGGCTGGCGACCAGGCCATGGCCGGGCTGTGGCATCCGGGCCGGGGACCACACGGCGTGACCTTGCCGAATCGCGCCCACGAAGTATTGAAAATCCCTGGCCACGCCGGCCAGGCGCTGGCTGTGGCGCGCCGGCCCGGTGAATTCCTGCTGCGCTTCGATACGCGTCGCGCCCAGCCGCTGCAGTGGCACGAGATGGAACTCGATCGTTTCCTCTGCGGCCATGCCGCGTTCTCCGCCGATGGCCAGACGCTCTACACCACCGAGTTCGACGCCGAAAGCGGCGCCGGCCTGATCGCCGAACGCGATCCGATGAGCCTACGCAAGCGCCACGAATATGCGAGCGGCGGGATCGGCCCGCATGCGATGCTGGTCGAACCCGAAGGCACGCTGCTGGTGGCCAACGGCGGCCTGCTGATCCTGCCCGAAACCGGCCGGCGCAAGCTCAACCGCGATCACATGGCGTCGAACCTCGCGCGGCTGGACGCCAGCACCGCGCGGGTGCTCGACACCTGGCGCGTGGACGATCCCTTTCTCAGCCTGCGCCACATCGCCCGCGCGCCGCACGGCGCCATTGCCGTCGCCTCGCAGGCCGAACATGCCGACGATGCGGCCCGGCGCGCGGCGCCGCTGATGGCCCTGCTGGACGCGCAAGGCCTGCGCACCCTCGAACTGCCGGCTGGTCTGATGCTCGAAGGTTATGCCGGCGACATCGCACACCTGCCCGGCCGTGGCTTCATGGTCAGCGCCACGCGCGCCGGTCGGCTGGCCTGGTGGACGGAAGACGGCGCATGGGGCGGCCAGCAGGATTTGCCCAAGGCCAGCGCCATCGCCGTGGCCGGTTCGCAGTGGCTGGCCAGCGGCGACGCCGGCAGCGTGCGCGGCCGGCTCGCAGCCAACGCACTGAACGACCGGCTGCCCGGCCTGCGCTGGGACAACCACGCCGAACTGTTGCCCGCTTGA
- a CDS encoding TonB-dependent receptor, translated as MSRHKNRKQNPAFTQTSIAQEASKSIAPYAMLPLGAMMLAGSMSAIAQAAPEANKTLAPVTVKEKAEAPEGKDTLKVERTTIGKGNQLLRDIPQSITVITEKLIDDRNFDTVKDVLRNSGGISFQAAEGGEEDIKLRGFSLQGSGDVFVDGIRDPAFYERDTFNNDRVEILRGSAALLFGRGSTGGAVNQVNKQPLLVDQNEVDFTLGSHDYRRLTGDFNLKTGESSALRLNAMTNTADNNGAGSRINKRGIAGAYRFGIGEVDEFSVGFYQLENRNGINYGIRWIKPTSASPTSTSQLNGNLDPDAYYGMASDYNHGRATYGTLSHVHRFSSDTELKSTIRKGRYSRDQRATLWNFAGAASQPGGQAIGLNNFGPGTVLTRSAQNKVQDMDNLYGQSDLSSKFEALGYKHELLAGLDYAHEERKVYGAQTLTTAQTAALTRPNTTIGTPDDGASIPEGTRPFGMTQNYRSNGVGIYAQDLVQIAPKWKLLGGLRFDRMQADYYQFNANTGAGTSAYSMNIAKWSKRAGVLYQPTDLASFHFAYGTSFNTSGDAYSLGATNASVPPEESQNLELGTRIESADKRFSTRLALFRTTKLHERNTDPLIPIQVLSGKRHAQGIDLDFSGRITPQWEVFGSYAWIPVARIDVAAEGAEGLGQRPSLTPKYSGTVWTTYQITPQIRIGGGLNFKGKQQPNRNPGFFSPSYVTADLLAEYTVIEDKFIIKANVTNVANKLYGDALYTSFYVPGAGRELQITAKIKF; from the coding sequence ATGTCCCGACACAAAAATCGCAAACAAAATCCGGCTTTTACACAGACATCCATTGCGCAGGAAGCTAGCAAATCCATAGCACCTTACGCCATGCTGCCGCTCGGCGCCATGATGCTCGCGGGCTCGATGAGCGCGATCGCCCAAGCAGCGCCGGAAGCCAACAAGACGCTGGCGCCGGTGACGGTCAAGGAAAAGGCGGAAGCCCCCGAAGGCAAGGACACGCTCAAGGTCGAGCGCACGACCATCGGCAAGGGCAACCAGTTGCTGCGCGACATCCCACAGTCGATCACCGTCATCACCGAAAAGCTCATCGACGACCGCAACTTCGATACCGTGAAGGACGTGCTGCGCAACTCCGGCGGCATCTCGTTCCAGGCGGCCGAAGGCGGCGAGGAAGACATCAAGCTGCGCGGCTTCAGCCTGCAGGGCTCGGGCGACGTGTTCGTCGACGGCATCCGTGATCCGGCCTTCTACGAGCGCGACACCTTCAACAACGACCGCGTGGAAATCCTGCGCGGCTCCGCCGCCCTGCTGTTCGGCCGCGGCTCCACCGGCGGCGCGGTCAACCAGGTCAACAAACAGCCGCTGCTGGTCGATCAGAACGAAGTCGACTTCACGCTCGGCAGCCACGACTACCGCCGCCTGACCGGCGACTTCAATCTCAAGACCGGCGAAAGCTCGGCATTGCGTTTGAACGCCATGACCAACACCGCCGACAACAACGGCGCAGGCAGCCGTATCAACAAGCGCGGCATTGCCGGCGCTTACCGCTTCGGCATCGGGGAAGTCGATGAATTTTCGGTGGGTTTCTATCAGTTGGAAAACCGCAACGGCATCAACTACGGCATTCGCTGGATCAAGCCGACATCAGCATCGCCAACGAGCACTTCGCAACTCAACGGCAACCTTGATCCAGATGCTTACTACGGCATGGCCAGCGACTACAACCATGGCCGGGCCACCTATGGCACGCTAAGCCATGTGCACCGATTCTCCAGCGACACCGAACTGAAATCCACGATCCGCAAGGGCCGTTATTCACGCGACCAGCGCGCAACCTTGTGGAATTTCGCTGGTGCCGCATCCCAACCAGGCGGGCAAGCGATCGGGCTCAACAATTTCGGCCCCGGCACGGTGCTCACGCGCAGCGCGCAAAACAAGGTGCAGGACATGGACAACCTGTACGGTCAATCCGACCTGAGCAGCAAGTTCGAGGCGCTGGGCTACAAACATGAATTGCTGGCCGGTCTGGACTATGCTCATGAAGAGCGCAAGGTCTATGGGGCCCAGACGCTGACGACCGCGCAAACGGCCGCATTGACCCGCCCCAACACCACCATCGGCACACCCGACGACGGCGCCTCCATCCCCGAAGGCACCCGCCCCTTCGGCATGACGCAGAATTACCGGTCCAACGGGGTGGGCATCTACGCCCAGGATCTGGTGCAGATCGCGCCGAAATGGAAACTGCTGGGCGGCCTGCGCTTCGATCGCATGCAGGCCGACTACTACCAGTTCAACGCGAACACCGGTGCGGGCACAAGCGCCTACAGCATGAACATTGCCAAGTGGAGCAAACGCGCCGGCGTCCTGTACCAGCCGACCGATCTGGCCTCGTTCCACTTCGCCTATGGCACTTCGTTCAATACATCCGGCGACGCCTACTCCCTGGGCGCGACGAATGCGTCTGTGCCACCGGAAGAAAGCCAGAACCTCGAATTGGGCACCCGCATCGAGTCGGCCGACAAACGCTTCTCGACGCGGCTGGCGCTGTTCCGGACCACCAAGCTGCATGAGCGCAACACCGACCCGCTGATCCCCATCCAGGTGCTGTCCGGCAAGCGGCATGCCCAAGGTATCGACCTCGACTTCTCCGGCCGCATCACGCCGCAGTGGGAGGTGTTCGGCTCCTATGCATGGATTCCGGTGGCGCGCATCGACGTGGCGGCCGAAGGCGCCGAAGGTCTGGGTCAACGTCCGTCCCTCACGCCAAAATACAGCGGCACGGTGTGGACCACGTACCAGATCACGCCACAGATCCGCATCGGCGGCGGCCTGAACTTCAAGGGCAAGCAACAGCCCAACCGCAACCCTGGGTTCTTCTCGCCAAGCTACGTCACCGCCGACCTGCTGGCCGAATACACCGTGATCGAAGACAAGTTCATCATCAAGGCCAACGTGACCAACGTGGCGAACAAGCTGTACGGCGATGCGCTCTACACCTCGTTCTACGTGCCGGGTGCAGGTCGCGAGCTGCAAATCACAGCGAAGATCAAGTTCTGA
- a CDS encoding Fe2+-dependent dioxygenase, whose product MLLHVPQVLAADDIRTAQALLADAPWTDGRASAGPQAREVKNNEQLPHDCEAAQQIRALVTRGLDRSSLFFSATLPKKLFTPRINRYGGSSNFYGNHVDNAVRILPENGQRVRTDISCTVFLNDPADYDGGELEIQDTYGSQRVKFAAGDLVLYPGTSVHQVRPVTRGQRLACFFWIESMVRSDDQRRLLYELDMNLLRLRQEHGETEVATALTGTYHNLLRMWADT is encoded by the coding sequence ATGTTATTGCACGTCCCTCAAGTGCTCGCAGCGGACGACATCCGGACCGCGCAGGCGTTGCTGGCCGACGCGCCTTGGACCGACGGCCGCGCCAGCGCCGGGCCCCAAGCCCGTGAAGTGAAGAACAACGAGCAGCTTCCGCATGACTGCGAGGCGGCGCAACAGATCCGCGCGCTGGTGACGCGCGGGCTGGACCGCAGCTCGCTGTTCTTCTCGGCCACGCTGCCCAAGAAGCTGTTCACGCCGCGCATCAACCGCTATGGCGGCAGCAGCAACTTCTACGGCAACCACGTGGACAACGCGGTGCGCATCCTGCCCGAGAACGGCCAGCGCGTGCGCACCGACATCTCCTGCACGGTCTTCCTCAACGATCCCGCCGACTACGACGGCGGCGAACTGGAGATACAGGACACCTACGGCAGCCAGCGCGTGAAGTTCGCGGCCGGCGACCTCGTGTTGTATCCCGGCACCAGCGTGCACCAGGTGAGGCCGGTCACGCGCGGGCAGCGGCTTGCGTGTTTCTTCTGGATCGAGAGCATGGTGCGCAGCGACGACCAGCGCCGCCTGCTGTACGAGCTCGACATGAACCTGCTGCGCCTGCGCCAGGAACACGGCGAAACCGAAGTCGCCACCGCCCTCACCGGCACTTACCACAACCTGTTGCGCATGTGGGCCGATACATGA
- a CDS encoding alpha-hydroxy acid oxidase, whose product MSQPSLGQVPPGVVTLADHEAHARQRLDDNAWAYFSGGAGDEITRRANRSAWDAIELQPRVLRALAGGHTRTALLGRSLAHPILVAPVAFQRMAHTDGELATALAASALGAGLVLSTQASLPMEAVAQAILGDHDRGPLWFQLYLQHDRGFTRELVQRVERAGFEALVLTVDAPTHGARDRERRAGFRLPPNVSAVNLAGLVAPASTALKPGQSELFDRLLQTAPTWDDIAWLQAQTRLPILLKGILHEDDARQAVGLGAAGVIVSNHGGRTLDTAVATARVLPRIVAAVAGAAPVLVDGGIRRGTDVLKALALGASAVLVGRPVVYALANAGAVGVAHVLRLLRDELEIAMALCGCATLADITPAVIFKAG is encoded by the coding sequence ATGAGCCAGCCCTCGCTCGGCCAAGTTCCGCCAGGCGTGGTCACCCTGGCCGACCACGAAGCCCATGCGCGCCAGAGGCTCGATGACAACGCCTGGGCCTATTTCAGCGGCGGCGCGGGCGACGAAATCACGCGGCGCGCCAACCGAAGTGCCTGGGACGCGATCGAATTGCAACCGCGCGTGCTGCGCGCGCTCGCCGGCGGCCATACACGCACCGCATTGCTCGGGCGTAGCCTGGCGCATCCGATCCTGGTCGCGCCTGTCGCCTTCCAGCGCATGGCGCATACCGACGGCGAACTGGCCACCGCACTGGCCGCCTCGGCGCTCGGCGCCGGCCTGGTGCTGAGCACGCAGGCGAGCCTGCCGATGGAAGCCGTGGCCCAGGCCATCCTGGGTGATCACGACCGCGGGCCCTTGTGGTTCCAGCTCTATCTGCAGCACGACCGTGGCTTCACCCGCGAACTCGTGCAACGCGTCGAACGCGCGGGCTTCGAGGCGCTGGTATTGACCGTCGACGCGCCCACCCATGGCGCACGCGACCGCGAACGCCGCGCGGGCTTTCGCCTTCCACCCAATGTTTCGGCCGTGAACCTCGCCGGCCTGGTGGCGCCCGCCAGCACGGCCTTGAAGCCGGGACAAAGCGAATTGTTCGACCGGTTGCTGCAGACCGCTCCGACCTGGGACGACATCGCCTGGCTGCAGGCCCAGACCCGGCTGCCGATCCTGCTCAAGGGCATCCTGCACGAAGATGACGCGCGGCAGGCCGTGGGCCTGGGGGCGGCCGGCGTGATCGTGTCGAATCATGGCGGCCGCACGCTGGACACGGCGGTGGCGACGGCCCGGGTGCTGCCGCGCATCGTCGCTGCCGTCGCCGGCGCCGCGCCGGTGCTGGTGGATGGCGGCATCCGGCGCGGCACCGACGTGCTGAAAGCGCTGGCGCTCGGCGCCTCGGCCGTGCTGGTCGGCCGCCCGGTGGTCTACGCGCTGGCCAATGCCGGCGCGGTGGGCGTGGCCCATGTGCTGCGGCTGCTGCGCGACGAACTCGAGATCGCCATGGCGCTGTGCGGCTGTGCCACGCTGGCCGACATCACGCCAGCGGTGATTTTCAAGGCCGGCTGA
- a CDS encoding (2Fe-2S)-binding protein: MIVCVCHRVSDREIARHVRAGLNFDDIQFELGVATQCGQCESCARDVVAQCSASSPMAALNCDFEPTQGSRGFDAAAPAQHAHVSVVHLASAIKESKAWNSSHRSAAA; the protein is encoded by the coding sequence ATGATCGTCTGCGTATGCCACCGAGTTTCCGACCGTGAAATCGCGCGCCATGTGCGGGCGGGCCTGAACTTCGATGACATCCAGTTCGAACTCGGCGTGGCGACCCAGTGCGGCCAATGCGAGAGTTGTGCGCGCGACGTGGTCGCCCAGTGCAGTGCGTCGTCTCCCATGGCCGCGCTGAACTGCGACTTCGAGCCGACACAGGGCAGCCGGGGCTTCGATGCCGCGGCCCCTGCGCAGCACGCACATGTCTCGGTGGTCCATCTCGCCAGCGCCATCAAGGAAAGCAAGGCATGGAACTCATCTCATCGATCGGCGGCAGCCTGA
- a CDS encoding energy transducer TonB, with translation MSTTLPSASPPSLPRFSRNTVIVAGVLGFHVLALWGLQSGLLRRAVEVIVPVEMLTEFIEPPAPKVTPPPPVPPQPVLKQPVVKTKAPTLPPAPKPLAIADPTPSPNAPTGAIEPQPPAPPVAAPVAVAPPAPPAPPAPPKVELPSTDADYLQNPKPVYPAISKRLGEQGKVVYSVLIGVDGRPQSATLVQSSGFDRLDRAAYTAVMSWRYVPGKRNGVPTPMTYNAPINWVLE, from the coding sequence ATGTCAACGACCTTGCCCAGCGCCTCGCCTCCATCCCTGCCTCGCTTCAGCCGCAACACGGTGATCGTCGCTGGCGTGCTGGGTTTCCACGTGCTGGCGCTGTGGGGCCTGCAGAGCGGGTTGCTGCGCCGCGCCGTCGAAGTCATCGTGCCGGTGGAAATGCTCACGGAATTCATCGAGCCGCCCGCGCCGAAGGTGACACCGCCGCCACCCGTGCCGCCGCAACCCGTGCTCAAGCAGCCGGTCGTCAAGACCAAGGCGCCCACGCTGCCGCCCGCGCCCAAACCCCTGGCCATCGCCGATCCGACACCGTCGCCGAATGCGCCCACCGGCGCCATCGAGCCCCAGCCGCCGGCGCCGCCGGTTGCGGCCCCGGTTGCCGTCGCACCGCCGGCCCCGCCGGCCCCGCCCGCGCCGCCCAAGGTGGAACTGCCCTCCACCGATGCCGACTATCTGCAGAACCCCAAGCCCGTCTATCCAGCCATCAGCAAGCGCCTGGGTGAACAGGGCAAGGTCGTCTACAGCGTGTTGATCGGCGTCGACGGCCGACCACAGAGTGCAACCCTCGTGCAGTCCAGCGGCTTCGACCGACTGGATAGAGCTGCCTACACCGCCGTGATGTCCTGGCGCTACGTGCCGGGCAAGCGCAATGGCGTGCCCACGCCCATGACCTACAACGCGCCCATCAACTGGGTCCTCGAATAG
- a CDS encoding MotA/TolQ/ExbB proton channel family protein, whose protein sequence is MESQFGIANVWTQGDIVTKGVAIILLVMSLASWMVIIIKALDVIRYKKNARAAADFWHSEDFATGLNKLGKDPANPFLQLATEGREATAHHRNTKAHLHDSLDISDWITRSLRNSIDASTARMQAGLAILASVGSTAPFIGLFGTVWGIYHALLAIGLSGQSTIDKVAGPIGEALIMTALGLAVAIPAVLGYNALVRGNKSVLMQLNSFAHDLHAFFVTGARVVSGNTANVVPMKKGS, encoded by the coding sequence ATGGAATCGCAATTCGGCATCGCCAACGTCTGGACCCAGGGCGATATCGTCACCAAGGGCGTGGCCATCATCCTGCTCGTCATGTCGCTGGCCTCGTGGATGGTCATCATCATCAAGGCGCTCGACGTCATCCGCTACAAGAAAAACGCGCGTGCCGCGGCCGATTTCTGGCACAGCGAAGACTTCGCCACGGGGCTCAACAAGCTCGGCAAGGACCCCGCCAATCCCTTCCTGCAACTGGCCACCGAAGGCCGCGAAGCCACCGCGCACCACCGCAACACCAAGGCCCATCTGCACGACAGCCTGGACATCAGCGACTGGATCACACGGTCGCTGCGCAACAGCATCGACGCGTCCACGGCACGCATGCAGGCTGGCCTCGCCATCCTCGCCTCGGTCGGCTCGACGGCCCCCTTCATCGGGCTGTTCGGTACGGTGTGGGGCATCTACCATGCACTGCTGGCGATCGGCCTGTCGGGCCAGTCGACGATCGACAAGGTCGCCGGCCCGATCGGCGAAGCGCTGATCATGACTGCGCTCGGCTTGGCCGTGGCCATCCCTGCAGTGCTGGGCTACAACGCGCTGGTGCGGGGCAACAAGTCGGTCCTGATGCAGCTCAACAGCTTCGCCCATGACCTGCACGCGTTCTTCGTGACCGGCGCCCGCGTCGTCAGCGGCAACACGGCCAACGTCGTGCCGATGAAGAAAGGGAGCTGA
- a CDS encoding ExbD/TolR family protein, which translates to MAFGTQDEPDEVMNEINMTPLVDVMLVLLIIFIITIPVMKHSVNIDLPRATSQPQDAKPETIRLSVDAQGDYYWNENRIEEANLVPMLKAEAAKDPQPELHIRGDKDVRYERVAQAMSAAQQAGVRKIGFITEPKAN; encoded by the coding sequence ATGGCTTTCGGTACCCAGGATGAACCCGACGAGGTGATGAACGAGATCAACATGACGCCGCTCGTCGACGTGATGCTGGTCCTGCTGATCATCTTCATCATCACCATTCCGGTGATGAAACACTCCGTCAACATCGACCTGCCGCGCGCCACCAGCCAGCCGCAGGACGCGAAGCCCGAAACCATCCGCCTGAGCGTGGATGCCCAGGGCGACTACTACTGGAACGAAAACCGCATCGAGGAAGCCAACCTGGTGCCGATGCTGAAGGCCGAGGCCGCCAAGGATCCGCAGCCCGAATTGCACATCCGCGGCGACAAGGACGTGCGCTACGAACGCGTGGCGCAGGCCATGTCGGCGGCGCAGCAGGCCGGTGTGCGCAAGATCGGCTTTATCACGGAGCCGAAGGCCAACTGA
- the hemP gene encoding hemin uptake protein HemP: protein MYANLAARPSFNAASGENANSVLQGMRDAAVAGVQALSVESRDLLKGHKAVEIRHNGAVYRLQSTKLGKLILTK, encoded by the coding sequence ATGTACGCCAATCTTGCCGCCCGCCCCTCGTTCAATGCCGCCTCCGGCGAGAATGCCAACAGCGTGCTGCAAGGCATGCGCGACGCGGCCGTCGCCGGTGTGCAGGCGCTGTCGGTCGAAAGCCGCGACCTTCTCAAAGGCCACAAGGCCGTGGAGATCAGGCACAACGGCGCGGTGTACCGCCTGCAGAGCACCAAGCTCGGCAAGCTGATCCTGACCAAGTGA